In the Oryza glaberrima chromosome 6, OglaRS2, whole genome shotgun sequence genome, one interval contains:
- the LOC127777083 gene encoding uncharacterized protein LOC127777083: protein MAGEGSGGGGGAGAFEDEAEPTVTIGEYIEGIEAEELEADLVLGGDDGKECTYGGGYLKRQAVFSCLTCVPAGVAGVCTACSLACHDGHEVVELWTKRKFRCDCGNSKFGSHVCKLCPEKDPENPANSYNHNFKGSYCTCGRPYPDPEAEKQVEMIQCCICEDWFHEDHIGLNSIEEIPRDEEEEPLYEDFICPKCSPKCYFLKLYPDTIWASNKQSSAPQAETTNSTVMNGNSSLGDIEKSENGALINHLNCEKTSDNENCPKDSVAPEKASLDDSSDGKCKLGMNISSNTPSADSEKKMPFFMSKSWREVICRCETCTDFYAQQGVAYLIDKEDSIEEYEKIAKQKREKKLEQQEGVEANFLNSLDHVQKIEILSGINDMKNELQSFLETFDSSKPVTSEDIRAVFENLAKKKKQRLS from the exons atggccggcgaggggagcggcggcgggggcggtgcgGGCGCCTTCGAGGACGAGGCGGAGCCGACGGTCACCATCGGGGAGTACATCGAGGGGATCGAGGCCGAGGagctg GAGGCGGATTTGGTGCTGGGCGGGGACGACGGCAAGGAGTGCACCTACGGCGGCGGCTACCTCAAGCGCCAGGCCGTCTTCTCCTGCCTCACCTGCGTGCCAGCGGGTGTCGCTGGAGTCTGCACCGCCTGCAGCCTCGCCTGCCACGACGGCCATGAG GTCGTTGAACTATGGACAAAGCGAAAGTTTCGTTGTGATTGTGGCAACTCAAAGTTTGGAAGTCATGTTTGCAAACTTTGCCCTGAGAAAGATCCAGAGAATCCAGCGAATTCTTATAACCATAACTTCAAAGGGTCCTATTGCACATGTGGCAGGCCTTATCCTGATCCAGAAGCTGAAAAGCAAGTTGAAATGATACAATGCTGTATTTGTGAGGATTGGTTCCACGAGGATCATATTGGTCTTAACTCCATTGAAGAG ATACCACgagatgaggaagaggagcCACTCTACGAGGATTTCATATGCCCCAAATGCTCACCTAAGTGCTATTTCTTGAAATTATATCCGGATACTATTTGGGCATCTAATAAGCAGAGTTCTGCACCACAAGCTGAGACTACCAATTCAACTGTTATGAATGGAAATTCAAGCCTTGGTGACATAGAGAAAAGTGAAAATGGTGCTCTTATAAATCATTTGAATTGTGAAAAGACCTCTGACAATGAGAATTGCCCAAAAGACAGTGTAGCTCCAGAAAAGGCCAGTCTGGATGACAGTTCTGATGGCAAATGTAAGCTAGGAATGAACATTAGTTCAAATACACCATCAGCTGATTCAGAGAAAAAGATGCCGTTTTTTATGTCAAAAAGCTGGAGAGAGGTTATCTGTAGATGTGAAACTTGCACCGACTTCTATGCACAACAAGGTGTTGCGTACCTCATAGACAAGGAAGACTCTATTGAGGAGTATGAGAAGATTGCTAAGCAGAAGAGGGAAAAGAAGTTGGAGCAGCAGGAAGGAGTTGAAGCAAACTTTCTTAATTCACTCGACCATGTACAGAAGATTGAGATTTTGAGTGGCATCAATGACATGAAGAATGAGCTTCAGTCTTTTCTG GAAACTTTTGATtcatcaaaaccggtcacatcTGAAGATATACGAGCTGTTTTTGAGAATCTtgctaagaagaaaaaacagaggTTGTCATGA